One Actinospica robiniae DSM 44927 genomic region harbors:
- a CDS encoding acyl-CoA thioesterase, protein MAGMTLKPVSPAVSRIALSRIMTQADVNLLGTVHGGVMMKLVDDVAGLVATRHSAGPAVTAAMDEMLFRFPVHVGDLVHTYAQVNWTGRTSMEVGVRVESEPWDVPERTPLHVATAFLAFVAIDTDGKPRSVPPLLLESAEDERRFHEATIRREHRLARRTAIAQSRRGEAEPER, encoded by the coding sequence ATGGCTGGCATGACCCTCAAGCCGGTTTCTCCCGCGGTCTCGCGCATCGCGCTCAGCCGCATCATGACGCAGGCCGATGTGAACCTGCTCGGCACCGTGCACGGCGGGGTGATGATGAAGCTCGTCGACGACGTCGCCGGACTGGTCGCGACCCGGCACAGCGCCGGACCGGCGGTGACGGCGGCGATGGACGAGATGCTCTTCCGCTTCCCGGTGCACGTGGGCGATCTGGTGCACACCTACGCGCAGGTGAACTGGACCGGGCGCACCTCGATGGAGGTCGGCGTGCGGGTCGAATCCGAGCCGTGGGACGTGCCTGAGCGCACGCCGCTGCACGTGGCCACCGCGTTCCTGGCCTTCGTCGCCATCGACACCGACGGCAAGCCGCGCTCGGTGCCGCCGCTGCTGCTGGAGTCCGCCGAGGACGAACGCCGCTTCCACGAGGCCACCATCCGGCGCGAGCACCGGCTGGCCCGGCGCACCGCGATCGCCCAGTCGCGCAGGGGCGAGGCGGAGCCGGAGCGGTAG
- a CDS encoding acyl-CoA dehydrogenase family protein, whose product MTQEFDLYAVREEHELLRESVRALVESKIAPYAAQVDHDARYPQEAHDALHAADMAAIHIPEEYGGAGADALATCIVIEEVARACVSSSLIPAVNKLGTMPVILAGSEELKQRYLPPVARGEAMFSYALSEPDAGSDAGGMTTRAVRDGDGWRLNGVKRWITNAGVSDYYTVMVVTEPGIGTRGISAFVVEKADEGVSFGAPERKLGIKGSPTREVYFDNVWIPGDRIIGEPGTGFKTAMRTLDHTRVTIAAQAVGVAQGALDYATNYVKERKQFGKAIAELQGVQFMLADMGMKLTAARQLTYAAAAKSERNDPDLTYFGAAAKCFASDAAMEITTDAVQLLGGYGYTQDYPLERMMRDAKITQIYEGTNQVQRVVMARQLLKG is encoded by the coding sequence GTGACCCAGGAATTCGATCTCTACGCCGTGCGCGAAGAGCACGAGCTGCTGCGCGAATCCGTGCGCGCGCTTGTGGAGAGCAAAATCGCGCCCTACGCCGCCCAAGTCGACCACGACGCCCGCTATCCGCAGGAGGCGCACGACGCCTTGCACGCGGCGGACATGGCGGCCATCCACATTCCGGAGGAGTACGGCGGCGCCGGGGCGGACGCCCTGGCCACGTGCATCGTGATCGAGGAGGTGGCCCGCGCCTGCGTGTCCTCCTCGCTCATCCCGGCGGTGAACAAGCTCGGCACCATGCCGGTGATCCTGGCCGGCTCGGAGGAGCTCAAGCAGCGCTACCTGCCGCCGGTGGCGCGCGGCGAGGCGATGTTCTCCTACGCGCTGAGCGAGCCGGACGCCGGCTCCGACGCGGGCGGGATGACCACCCGGGCCGTGCGCGACGGCGACGGCTGGCGGCTCAACGGCGTGAAGCGGTGGATCACCAACGCGGGCGTGTCCGACTACTACACCGTGATGGTCGTGACCGAGCCGGGCATCGGCACGCGCGGCATCTCGGCCTTCGTGGTGGAGAAGGCGGATGAGGGCGTCTCCTTCGGCGCGCCGGAGCGCAAGCTCGGCATCAAGGGCTCGCCCACCCGCGAGGTCTACTTCGACAACGTCTGGATCCCGGGCGACCGCATCATCGGCGAGCCGGGCACCGGCTTCAAGACCGCCATGCGCACGCTCGACCACACCCGGGTGACCATCGCCGCGCAGGCGGTCGGTGTGGCCCAGGGCGCGCTCGACTACGCGACGAACTACGTCAAGGAGCGCAAGCAGTTCGGCAAGGCGATCGCGGAGCTTCAGGGCGTGCAGTTCATGCTCGCGGACATGGGCATGAAGCTCACCGCGGCGCGTCAGCTCACGTACGCCGCCGCGGCCAAGTCCGAGCGCAACGACCCGGACCTGACCTACTTCGGCGCCGCGGCCAAGTGCTTCGCGTCCGACGCCGCGATGGAGATCACCACCGACGCGGTGCAATTGCTGGGCGGATACGGGTATACGCAGGATTACCCGCTCGAGCGGATGATGCGCGACGCGAAGATCACCCAGATCTACGAGGGCACCAACCAGGTGCAGCGCGTGGTCATGGCACGCCAGCTGCTCAAGGGCTGA
- a CDS encoding coenzyme F420-0:L-glutamate ligase: MTDTDSTAAVISVLPVPGLPEVRPGDDLAALIGAALTAGPGPGLIDGDILVVTSKIVSKAENRVRHAADREAAIDEESVRLVARRDKLRIVENRLGLVMAAAGVDASNTEPGTVLLLPEDPDRSARELSDALARRHGARVGVIVSDTFGRVWRAGLVDQAIGAAYLTPVHDLRGVRDSHGNELAVTVTALADELASAGELVKGKLGGVPVAVVRGLSTLVSEDPGPGAKVLLRPSEQDLFSLGTAEARAAGRAEAVSGRRTIRSFTDEPVAEEAVARAVAAAITAPAPHHTTPWSFVEVRTLDTQKRLLDAMLEDWVADLRADGFSEAAIVRRTRRGDVLRGAPVLLVPCLTMEGSHTYPDARRNGFEREMFLVSTGAAIENLLVTLAVEGLGSAWISSSIFCRQTVRRVLDLPEHWDPMGCVAVGHPAAPASERPPRPVEGFLIRR; the protein is encoded by the coding sequence ATGACCGACACCGACAGCACCGCCGCGGTTATCAGCGTCCTGCCCGTGCCGGGCCTGCCCGAGGTGCGCCCCGGCGACGACCTGGCCGCGTTGATCGGCGCCGCGCTCACGGCCGGGCCCGGACCCGGCCTGATCGACGGCGACATCCTGGTGGTCACCTCGAAGATCGTCTCCAAGGCGGAGAACCGGGTGCGCCACGCCGCGGACCGCGAGGCCGCGATCGACGAGGAGAGCGTGCGCCTGGTCGCCCGGCGGGACAAGCTGCGGATCGTGGAGAACCGGCTCGGCCTGGTCATGGCCGCGGCCGGGGTGGACGCCTCGAACACCGAGCCGGGCACGGTGCTGCTGCTGCCCGAGGACCCGGACCGAAGCGCCCGCGAGCTGTCCGACGCCCTCGCCCGACGCCACGGCGCGCGGGTCGGGGTGATCGTGTCGGACACCTTCGGCCGGGTCTGGCGGGCCGGGCTGGTCGACCAGGCCATCGGCGCGGCGTATCTGACGCCGGTTCACGACCTGCGCGGCGTCCGGGACTCGCACGGCAACGAGCTCGCGGTGACGGTCACGGCGCTGGCCGACGAGCTGGCCTCGGCCGGCGAACTGGTCAAGGGCAAGCTCGGCGGCGTGCCGGTGGCGGTGGTGCGCGGCCTGTCCACGCTGGTGTCCGAGGACCCGGGCCCGGGTGCCAAGGTGCTGCTGCGTCCGAGCGAGCAGGACCTGTTCTCACTCGGCACAGCCGAGGCGCGCGCGGCCGGCCGGGCCGAGGCGGTCTCCGGCCGACGCACCATCAGGTCGTTCACCGACGAGCCGGTGGCCGAGGAGGCGGTGGCCCGCGCGGTGGCCGCCGCGATCACCGCTCCGGCGCCGCACCACACCACGCCGTGGAGCTTCGTCGAGGTGCGCACCCTGGATACGCAGAAGCGGCTGCTCGACGCGATGCTCGAGGACTGGGTCGCCGACCTGCGCGCGGACGGGTTCAGCGAGGCCGCGATCGTCCGGCGCACCCGCCGCGGCGACGTGCTGCGCGGCGCGCCGGTGCTGCTCGTGCCCTGTCTGACGATGGAGGGCTCGCACACCTATCCGGATGCCCGGCGCAACGGCTTCGAACGCGAGATGTTCCTCGTCTCCACCGGCGCCGCGATCGAGAACCTGCTGGTCACCCTGGCCGTCGAAGGCCTCGGCTCGGCCTGGATCTCCTCGTCGATCTTCTGCCGGCAGACCGTGCGCAGGGTGCTGGACCTGCCGGAGCACTGGGACCCGATGGGCTGCGTCGCGGTCGGCCATCCGGCGGCGCCGGCGAGCGAGCGTCCGCCGCGGCCGGTGGAGGGGTTCCTGATCAGGCGTTAG
- a CDS encoding DNA-3-methyladenine glycosylase family protein, with protein sequence MPAQIARTLRMQRHGAADPTHRVEYGPDDGPVRAVWRTALTPRGPGTLRVRVPAGGEVELTAWGPGAAWLLEQGPALLGAHDDLAGFAELAASHPLLAEAHRRRPEFRLSRCGQVLQSLIPSILEQKVTTTSAHDAWRRLVHRYGTPAPGPESMPRGLRIPPTPRAWMLIPSWEWRRAEVDGKRAETVIRACQRSAAIERLAALPVEEAAARLQTIQGIGPWTAAETLQRSHGAADLVSVGDLHLPRLICGILGTPGDRRYDDAKMMALLEPFAPHRQRAVRLLLQRR encoded by the coding sequence GTGCCCGCGCAGATCGCCCGGACGCTGCGGATGCAGCGGCACGGCGCGGCCGACCCGACCCACCGGGTCGAGTACGGGCCCGATGACGGTCCGGTCCGCGCGGTCTGGCGCACGGCGCTGACCCCGCGCGGCCCGGGCACCTTGCGGGTGCGCGTTCCGGCGGGCGGCGAGGTGGAGCTGACGGCCTGGGGGCCGGGGGCGGCCTGGCTGCTCGAGCAGGGTCCTGCCCTGCTCGGGGCGCATGACGACCTCGCCGGGTTCGCCGAGCTGGCGGCCTCGCACCCGCTGCTGGCCGAGGCGCATCGGCGCCGGCCGGAGTTCCGGCTCTCCCGCTGCGGGCAGGTGCTGCAGTCGCTGATCCCCTCGATCCTCGAGCAGAAGGTCACCACCACCTCCGCGCACGACGCGTGGCGCCGGCTGGTCCACCGCTACGGCACCCCGGCGCCCGGACCGGAGTCGATGCCGCGCGGCCTGCGGATACCGCCGACGCCGCGGGCCTGGATGCTGATCCCGTCCTGGGAGTGGCGGCGCGCCGAAGTGGACGGCAAGCGCGCCGAGACCGTCATCCGGGCCTGCCAGCGCTCGGCCGCGATCGAGCGGCTGGCCGCCTTGCCGGTGGAGGAGGCGGCGGCCAGGCTCCAGACGATCCAGGGCATCGGGCCGTGGACCGCCGCCGAGACGCTCCAGCGCAGCCACGGCGCGGCCGACCTGGTCAGCGTCGGCGACCTGCATCTGCCCCGGCTGATCTGCGGGATCCTCGGCACGCCGGGGGACCGGCGGTACGACGACGCGAAGATGATGGCGCTGCTCGAGCCCTTCGCCCCGCACCGGCAACGCGCCGTCAGACTGCTGCTGCAGCGTCGGTAG
- a CDS encoding TIGR03089 family protein produces the protein MAMASAPDGDLSALWRSRVAGSGPRPFLTYHDFGTGERVELSYATMDNWVSKTGNLIQDELMADPGSRFLLAARPHWMTAVWALAPLLCSAVVSPWGDAARARFAVSGPDEAELDYARACQGERYALSLLPLGRPFAEVPKGFLDYVAEVRMHGDRFAPLDPPDADAPALTTADGESLTHRQLLEQAAPKYSAGARVLIATERTSADAAGLIDWLYAPLAAGGSVVLTRGGEDAELDRLAEIERAERV, from the coding sequence ATGGCAATGGCTTCGGCACCAGACGGCGATCTGTCCGCGCTCTGGCGTTCCCGGGTGGCCGGCAGCGGCCCGCGTCCGTTCCTGACCTACCACGACTTCGGCACCGGGGAACGGGTCGAGCTGTCGTACGCGACGATGGACAACTGGGTCTCGAAGACCGGCAACCTGATCCAGGACGAGCTGATGGCCGATCCGGGCAGCAGGTTCCTGCTGGCCGCGCGGCCGCACTGGATGACGGCGGTCTGGGCGCTGGCGCCGCTGCTGTGCTCTGCGGTCGTCTCCCCCTGGGGCGACGCCGCCCGCGCCCGGTTCGCGGTGTCCGGCCCGGACGAGGCGGAGCTCGACTACGCCCGGGCCTGCCAGGGCGAGCGTTACGCGCTGTCCCTGCTGCCGCTCGGCCGTCCGTTCGCCGAGGTGCCTAAGGGCTTCCTCGACTACGTGGCCGAGGTCCGCATGCACGGCGACCGGTTCGCGCCGCTGGACCCGCCCGACGCCGACGCCCCCGCACTGACGACGGCCGACGGCGAGAGCCTGACGCATCGGCAACTGCTCGAGCAGGCCGCGCCGAAGTACTCGGCCGGTGCTCGTGTGCTGATCGCCACCGAGCGCACCTCCGCCGACGCGGCCGGCCTGATCGACTGGCTGTACGCGCCCTTGGCCGCCGGCGGCTCGGTCGTGCTCACCCGCGGGGGCGAGGACGCGGAGCTGGACCGGCTGGCCGAGATCGAGCGGGCCGAGCGGGTCTAG
- the purE gene encoding 5-(carboxyamino)imidazole ribonucleotide mutase translates to MSELTGGRPVVGIVMGSDSDWPTMRAAAEALDDFGVPYEADVVSAHRMPKEMIEYGEQAAERGLKVLIAGAGGAAHLPGMLASVTPLPVIGVPVPLKYLDGMDSLLSIVQMPAGVPVATVSIGGARNAGLLAARILATQDADLMGAMREFQAQLSAQAKAKGAALRASVGRA, encoded by the coding sequence ATGAGTGAGTTGACGGGCGGCCGGCCCGTGGTGGGGATCGTCATGGGTTCGGACTCGGACTGGCCGACCATGCGCGCCGCCGCGGAGGCGCTCGACGACTTCGGCGTGCCCTACGAGGCGGACGTGGTTTCCGCGCACCGGATGCCGAAGGAGATGATCGAGTACGGCGAGCAGGCGGCCGAGCGCGGCCTCAAGGTGCTGATCGCCGGTGCCGGCGGCGCGGCGCACCTGCCGGGGATGCTGGCCTCGGTCACCCCGCTGCCGGTCATCGGCGTGCCCGTGCCGCTCAAGTACCTGGACGGGATGGACTCGCTGCTCTCCATCGTGCAGATGCCGGCGGGCGTGCCGGTCGCCACGGTCTCGATCGGCGGCGCGCGCAACGCGGGACTGCTCGCCGCCCGGATCCTCGCCACGCAGGATGCGGACCTGATGGGCGCGATGCGCGAGTTCCAGGCGCAGCTGAGCGCACAGGCGAAGGCCAAGGGCGCGGCGCTGCGCGCCTCGGTCGGCCGCGCCTAG
- a CDS encoding UDP-glucose dehydrogenase family protein, translated as MKRITVIGTGYLGAVHAASMASLGYDVLGMDVDAEKIAALAAGRTPFFEPGLDELLAEQVASGRLRFTTSYADVAKFGGDERGETVHFVCVNTPQRKGEYAADTAYIESVFDNLAPLLDVAALVVGKSTVPAGTAGRLTERLRSLSPAADEMRLAWNPEFLREGFAIEDTLRPDRLVIGVADEVAEQALRELYAPLTEAGVPLLVTDLATSELVKTAANAFLSTKISFINAMAEVCEAAGADVMQLSQALSLDPRIGGRFLVPGLGFGGGCLPKDIRAFMARAGELGVDQALAFLKEVDAINMRRRARTVELARQECDGSFLGKHVAVWGAAFKPNTDDVRDSPALNVAASILLQGAQVSVYDPKANETAAKDFPTLHYVDSALEAARGADLILHLTEWAEFRELNPAAVGEVVAERRVLDGRNALDQERWRAAGFSYRALGRP; from the coding sequence GTGAAGCGGATCACCGTCATCGGGACCGGCTATCTCGGCGCGGTCCACGCCGCGAGCATGGCGTCGCTGGGCTACGACGTGCTCGGCATGGACGTCGACGCCGAGAAGATCGCCGCCCTGGCGGCCGGGCGCACTCCGTTCTTCGAGCCCGGCCTCGACGAGCTGCTGGCCGAGCAGGTGGCCTCCGGCCGGCTGCGCTTCACCACCTCGTACGCGGACGTCGCCAAGTTCGGCGGCGACGAGCGCGGCGAGACGGTCCACTTCGTGTGCGTCAACACCCCGCAGCGCAAGGGCGAGTACGCCGCGGACACCGCGTACATCGAGTCGGTCTTCGACAATCTGGCCCCGCTGCTCGACGTCGCCGCCCTCGTCGTCGGCAAGTCGACCGTCCCGGCCGGCACCGCCGGCCGGCTGACCGAGCGGCTGCGCTCGCTCTCTCCCGCCGCCGACGAGATGCGGCTGGCCTGGAATCCCGAGTTCCTGCGCGAGGGCTTCGCGATCGAGGACACGCTGCGTCCCGACCGCCTGGTCATCGGCGTGGCCGACGAGGTGGCCGAGCAGGCGCTACGCGAGCTGTACGCACCGCTGACCGAGGCCGGCGTCCCGCTGCTGGTGACCGATCTGGCCACCTCGGAGCTGGTCAAGACCGCCGCGAACGCGTTCCTGTCCACCAAGATCTCCTTCATCAACGCCATGGCCGAGGTCTGCGAAGCGGCCGGCGCCGACGTGATGCAGCTCTCCCAGGCGCTCTCCCTCGACCCGCGCATCGGCGGCCGATTCCTGGTCCCCGGCCTCGGCTTCGGCGGCGGCTGCCTGCCCAAGGACATCCGCGCGTTCATGGCCCGGGCCGGCGAGCTCGGCGTGGACCAGGCGCTGGCCTTCCTCAAGGAGGTCGACGCGATCAACATGCGCCGCCGGGCCAGGACCGTCGAGCTCGCCCGGCAGGAGTGCGACGGCTCGTTCCTCGGCAAGCACGTCGCCGTCTGGGGCGCCGCGTTCAAGCCGAACACCGACGACGTGCGCGACTCGCCCGCGCTCAACGTCGCGGCCTCCATCCTGCTCCAGGGCGCCCAGGTCTCGGTCTACGACCCGAAGGCCAACGAGACCGCCGCCAAGGACTTCCCGACGCTGCACTACGTCGACTCCGCCCTCGAGGCCGCCCGCGGCGCCGACCTGATCCTGCACCTGACCGAGTGGGCCGAGTTCCGCGAGCTCAACCCGGCCGCCGTCGGCGAGGTCGTCGCCGAGCGCCGCGTGCTCGACGGCCGCAACGCCCTCGACCAGGAGCGCTGGCGCGCCGCCGGGTTCAGCTACCGCGCGCTCGGCCGGCCGTAG
- a CDS encoding sugar phosphate nucleotidyltransferase, protein MSEAIMLVGGKGTRLRPLTVNTPKPMLEVAGVPFLSHMLSRAKAAGITRIVFATAYKPEVFEEYYGDGSRFGLEMEYVQEVEPLDTGGAIRNVADRLRSGPDEPVMIFNSDILSGMDLGALLAQHAARAADVTLHLTKVSDPRAFGLVPTDQDGWVTAFREKPQRPEDIVTDQINAGCYVFRREIIDGIPAGRRVSVERETFPGLLAAGAKVLGVVEQSYWLDLGTPAAFVRGSADLVLGAISSPAVPASTCPSHPEALVLEAAEVAESAKLGGGTTVGRGARVAEQAAVYGTVLGAGSSIGEGAVLRDSIVGRGARVGAGTVLEGAVVGDGASVGAGNELLAGVRVSCDAVIPDSAVRFSHDPS, encoded by the coding sequence GTGTCTGAAGCGATCATGCTGGTCGGGGGCAAGGGAACCCGGCTGCGCCCGCTCACCGTCAACACGCCGAAGCCGATGCTCGAGGTCGCCGGCGTCCCCTTCCTCAGCCACATGCTCAGCCGGGCGAAGGCGGCCGGGATCACCCGGATCGTGTTCGCCACGGCGTACAAGCCCGAGGTGTTCGAGGAGTACTACGGGGACGGCTCGCGCTTCGGCTTGGAGATGGAGTACGTCCAGGAGGTCGAGCCGCTCGACACCGGCGGCGCCATCCGCAACGTGGCCGACCGCCTGCGCAGCGGCCCGGACGAGCCGGTGATGATCTTCAACTCCGACATCCTGTCCGGCATGGACCTCGGCGCGCTGCTGGCCCAGCACGCGGCCCGCGCCGCCGACGTCACCCTGCACCTGACCAAGGTGTCCGACCCGCGCGCGTTCGGCCTGGTGCCCACCGACCAGGACGGCTGGGTCACCGCGTTCCGGGAGAAGCCGCAGCGCCCCGAGGACATCGTGACCGACCAGATCAACGCCGGCTGCTACGTCTTCCGCCGCGAGATCATCGACGGGATCCCGGCCGGGCGCCGGGTCTCGGTGGAGCGCGAGACCTTCCCCGGCCTGCTGGCGGCGGGCGCGAAGGTGCTCGGCGTGGTGGAGCAGAGCTACTGGCTCGACCTCGGCACTCCGGCCGCGTTCGTGCGCGGCTCGGCGGACCTGGTGCTCGGCGCGATCAGCTCCCCGGCCGTGCCCGCCTCCACCTGCCCGAGCCACCCGGAGGCGCTCGTGCTCGAGGCGGCCGAGGTGGCCGAGTCGGCGAAGCTGGGCGGCGGGACCACGGTCGGCCGCGGCGCGCGGGTCGCCGAGCAGGCGGCGGTGTACGGCACGGTGCTCGGCGCGGGCTCGTCGATCGGCGAGGGGGCGGTGCTGCGCGACTCGATCGTGGGGCGCGGTGCCCGGGTCGGCGCGGGCACGGTGCTCGAGGGCGCGGTCGTGGGCGACGGCGCGAGTGTCGGCGCCGGCAACGAACTGCTCGCGGGCGTGCGCGTGTCCTGCGACGCCGTCATCCCGGATTCGGCCGTGCGCTTCAGCCACGACCCGAGCTGA
- a CDS encoding glycosyltransferase family 2 protein gives MEENAHLIPPPSISVIMPVLNEERHLAEAVAHILSQDYPGEVELVIALGPSKDRTDEIAAGLCAADPRVRTVPNPTGRTPAGLNAAIAASRHEVVVRVDGHGLLAPGYLRTAVRLLAETGAANVGGVMHAEGQSVFERAVAVAMTSKLGVGNAKFHTGGAAGPAETVYLGVFRREVLEKRHGYNEAFIRAQDWELNHRIREEGGLVYFSPELHVTYRPRPSVRTLARQYFDYGRWRRVVMRTHAGTASLRYLAPPIAVLAILLGTVLGLISFATVPWLAAGFAPLIGYVLGTVVGSLQETRGQDVGVRARLPLVLATMHFSWGWGFLTSPKSLYRSTL, from the coding sequence ATGGAAGAGAACGCACATCTGATCCCGCCCCCCTCGATCTCCGTGATCATGCCGGTGCTCAACGAGGAACGCCACCTGGCCGAGGCGGTCGCGCACATCCTGAGCCAGGACTATCCCGGCGAGGTCGAACTCGTCATCGCGCTCGGACCGTCGAAGGACCGCACCGACGAGATCGCGGCCGGGCTGTGCGCCGCGGATCCCCGGGTGCGCACGGTGCCCAATCCGACCGGCAGGACGCCCGCCGGGCTCAACGCCGCGATCGCGGCGAGCCGGCACGAGGTGGTCGTCCGGGTGGACGGGCACGGCCTGCTGGCCCCGGGCTATCTGCGCACGGCGGTGCGGCTGCTGGCCGAGACCGGCGCGGCGAACGTCGGCGGCGTGATGCACGCCGAGGGGCAGAGCGTGTTCGAACGCGCCGTCGCGGTCGCGATGACCTCGAAACTGGGTGTGGGCAACGCGAAGTTCCACACCGGCGGCGCGGCCGGCCCGGCCGAGACGGTGTACCTGGGCGTCTTCCGCCGCGAGGTGCTGGAGAAGCGGCACGGCTACAACGAGGCCTTCATCCGGGCCCAGGACTGGGAGCTGAACCACCGCATCCGCGAGGAAGGCGGCCTGGTCTACTTCTCACCCGAGCTGCACGTGACCTACCGGCCGCGGCCGAGTGTGCGGACCCTCGCCAGGCAGTACTTCGACTACGGCCGCTGGCGGCGCGTCGTGATGCGCACGCACGCGGGCACGGCCAGTCTGCGCTACCTCGCCCCGCCGATCGCCGTGCTCGCGATCCTGCTCGGGACGGTGCTGGGGCTGATCTCCTTCGCCACCGTGCCGTGGCTGGCGGCCGGGTTCGCGCCGCTGATCGGCTACGTGCTCGGGACCGTCGTCGGCTCGCTGCAGGAGACGCGCGGGCAGGACGTCGGGGTCAGGGCGCGTCTGCCGCTTGTGTTGGCGACGATGCACTTCTCCTGGGGCTGGGGCTTTCTGACCTCGCCGAAGTCGCTCTACCGCTCGACGCTCTGA